In Bacillus sp. DX3.1, the following proteins share a genomic window:
- a CDS encoding spore germination protein encodes MITGPKDRIPTSQAVVILINYVLAVGILTLPRTAAEKVKTPDVWITVIVGGLIAMVAGVIIVKLSQQFPGKTFYQYSQDIVGKWVGALLSLLIVGYFVILSSFEVRVLGEVTSFFLLEGTPGWAIIMPFMWVSIYLNLGGINSIARLFEIIFPITVLIFLVISFMSIGIFELDNLRPVLGLGVMPVLKGIKTTTLAYSGAEIMLLLLAFMKHPLQAVKVVLIGTAIPLIFYVITVVMVIGAFSVDGVVMRTWPSIDLMRSFEIPGLIFERFESLLLVIWIMQIFATYTICYYAAALGLAQLFNKNSHSFMYGLLPVIYIIAGIPKNINDLFKFGDVIGNAAIILFGILPLLLLVISRWRKRKNEPKCE; translated from the coding sequence ATGATTACCGGCCCGAAAGATCGAATTCCTACTTCGCAAGCAGTTGTCATTCTTATTAATTATGTACTTGCAGTAGGAATTCTCACTCTACCTAGAACAGCCGCGGAGAAAGTCAAGACACCAGATGTTTGGATAACTGTTATTGTCGGGGGGTTAATTGCGATGGTTGCAGGGGTAATCATCGTTAAATTAAGTCAACAGTTTCCTGGAAAAACTTTTTATCAATATAGTCAAGACATTGTAGGAAAATGGGTGGGGGCGTTACTTAGTCTACTCATTGTAGGCTACTTTGTTATACTTTCCTCATTTGAAGTTAGAGTGCTAGGAGAAGTAACAAGTTTTTTTTTACTGGAAGGCACCCCTGGGTGGGCTATTATCATGCCGTTTATGTGGGTGAGTATTTATTTGAACTTAGGCGGTATAAACTCGATAGCTCGTCTGTTTGAAATAATATTTCCAATTACAGTCCTCATTTTTTTGGTAATTTCCTTTATGAGTATTGGAATATTTGAGTTAGATAATCTCCGTCCTGTATTAGGATTAGGAGTTATGCCAGTATTAAAAGGCATAAAAACAACAACTCTCGCATATTCAGGAGCCGAAATCATGTTACTCCTTTTGGCATTTATGAAACATCCACTCCAAGCTGTAAAAGTCGTTCTCATCGGAACTGCTATTCCCTTAATCTTTTATGTCATTACAGTTGTTATGGTGATAGGAGCGTTTTCAGTTGATGGGGTGGTAATGAGAACCTGGCCTTCAATTGATCTTATGCGAAGTTTTGAAATCCCCGGTTTGATATTTGAACGGTTTGAGTCTTTATTACTTGTGATATGGATCATGCAAATATTTGCAACTTATACAATCTGCTACTATGCGGCTGCCTTGGGATTGGCACAGCTTTTTAACAAGAATAGTCACTCATTTATGTACGGGTTACTTCCGGTTATTTATATCATTGCTGGGATACCGAAAAACATTAATGATCTATTTAAATTTGGGGATGTGATCGGTAATGCGGCGATAATATTATTTGGTATCCTACCACTGCTTCTCCTTGTAATTTCGAGATGGAGGAAGAGAAAGAATGAACCGAAGTGTGAATAA
- a CDS encoding spore germination protein: MRMKEQESQMKQIEKQADTYKEQSATGHFTGNFTMDLTSVKEEIRYNSDVHFREFNIGCTDVRAALVFVEGLSDKDLIDMHIMKSLMLNFYEEYKGTPFYVEGTISKEFIKNRVLSISGIEEAHSIKELMSKVLIGSTALLIDGLSDVLILGTTKGKTRNVEEPISEVSVRGPRVGFTETLSDNTALLRRHGENEGLALIKFQVGKRAKKELVIAYMKEIADSELVEEVKKRIQKIDIDNVPESGYVEQLIEDNYLSPFPQVQSTERPDRVIAALMEGRVAILLDGTPFALIVPVTFSMLMQSPEDYYERWIPGTFIRLLRFGAAIISLFVPALYISFISFHPGLIPTKLAISIIGGREGVPFPALIEALFMEIAIEILREAGLRLPKPIGSAMGIVGGLIIGEAAVQAGIVSPVMVIVVAATAISSFALSHYSTAIPLRILRFVVMFCAAIFGLYGVILFFLFLCSHVARLKSFGVPYASPAVLYRFNDWKDFVIRMPLQMMKRRPKMLNPKDSIRKGSEE, from the coding sequence ATGAGGATGAAAGAACAGGAATCACAGATGAAGCAGATAGAAAAACAAGCTGATACATATAAGGAGCAAAGCGCAACAGGCCATTTTACAGGAAATTTCACGATGGATTTAACGAGTGTAAAAGAAGAAATTCGTTATAATTCGGACGTACACTTTCGCGAGTTTAACATTGGGTGTACAGACGTTCGAGCGGCGCTTGTTTTTGTGGAAGGACTGTCGGATAAAGATCTTATCGATATGCATATTATGAAGTCATTGATGCTTAATTTTTATGAAGAGTATAAGGGGACACCGTTTTATGTGGAAGGTACCATTTCAAAAGAGTTTATTAAGAATCGGGTCCTTTCTATTAGTGGCATAGAAGAAGCTCATTCTATAAAAGAGTTGATGTCAAAAGTGTTAATAGGTTCAACGGCACTTTTGATTGATGGATTATCAGATGTATTAATTCTTGGTACAACGAAAGGGAAAACGCGGAATGTTGAAGAACCCATATCAGAGGTATCGGTTAGAGGTCCACGGGTAGGCTTCACAGAAACTTTAAGTGATAATACCGCCCTTTTGCGACGCCATGGTGAAAATGAGGGCTTAGCATTAATAAAATTTCAAGTAGGAAAGCGGGCAAAAAAAGAACTAGTCATCGCCTATATGAAAGAAATTGCTGATTCGGAATTAGTAGAAGAGGTTAAGAAAAGAATTCAGAAAATCGATATTGATAATGTGCCGGAATCAGGATATGTAGAGCAGCTCATCGAAGATAATTACCTCAGTCCTTTTCCGCAAGTACAGAGTACGGAGCGCCCTGATCGGGTCATCGCTGCATTAATGGAAGGTCGGGTTGCGATTTTATTGGATGGAACGCCTTTTGCTTTAATTGTACCAGTTACATTTAGCATGCTGATGCAATCACCTGAAGATTATTATGAGCGTTGGATTCCAGGCACATTTATCCGTTTATTGCGTTTTGGAGCAGCGATAATTTCTCTTTTTGTACCTGCTTTATATATTTCTTTTATCTCATTTCACCCCGGATTGATTCCAACTAAGTTAGCTATTTCAATTATAGGAGGCCGAGAAGGGGTTCCGTTTCCTGCACTTATAGAAGCGCTGTTTATGGAAATAGCCATCGAAATTTTACGGGAAGCAGGATTGCGTCTGCCTAAACCGATTGGTTCAGCGATGGGGATTGTCGGTGGATTAATCATTGGAGAGGCTGCAGTACAGGCAGGGATTGTCAGTCCAGTTATGGTCATCGTAGTAGCAGCAACCGCTATTTCCTCCTTCGCGCTCTCACATTATAGTACAGCAATTCCACTACGTATTCTTCGTTTTGTAGTTATGTTTTGTGCTGCCATATTTGGATTATATGGGGTCATTTTGTTTTTTCTTTTCTTATGCAGTCATGTAGCGAGATTGAAGAGTTTTGGTGTGCCCTATGCCAGCCCAGCCGTTCTTTATCGATTTAATGATTGGAAGGATTTCGTGATTCGTATGCCACTTCAGATGATGAAACGTCGTCCGAAAATGTTGAATCCGAAAGATTCAATACGAAAAGGAAGTGAAGAGTGA
- a CDS encoding alpha/beta hydrolase, with the protein MMIAYERNKYPPLGQLVEVNGENMHVYTKGEGENTIVLLSGAGTSAPALDYEPLMNEMAKNNRIVVIETFGYGWSDITNKERTVENIVEEIRDALKKANIEGPYILMPHSVSGIYSMYYANKYPDEIKAIIGIDCTLPQVVEYFNESAPTMPRYLSVVAPTGIARLAVSMNPEKYLPITDKGAYSDDNLKMTKSISAWNLGNKNIVAEVNEMKHNIDKTIDMSFPSEIPVMIFTDKDDKVTEDGKTIVSFYQTQISHLPFNKLVVLEGHHYLHWSCYKEISETVNDFIDTF; encoded by the coding sequence ATTATGATTGCATATGAACGAAATAAATATCCTCCGTTAGGTCAATTAGTTGAAGTGAATGGTGAGAATATGCATGTATATACAAAGGGTGAAGGTGAAAACACTATTGTCTTATTAAGTGGTGCGGGTACCTCAGCGCCTGCATTGGATTATGAACCTTTAATGAATGAAATGGCAAAGAATAATAGAATAGTAGTGATAGAGACATTTGGATATGGCTGGAGTGATATCACAAATAAGGAACGAACAGTTGAAAACATTGTAGAGGAAATAAGAGACGCACTTAAAAAAGCCAATATAGAAGGGCCATACATATTAATGCCTCATTCCGTTTCTGGCATTTACAGCATGTATTATGCCAATAAATACCCTGATGAAATTAAAGCGATCATAGGTATTGATTGCACTTTGCCGCAAGTAGTGGAGTATTTTAACGAATCTGCTCCAACCATGCCCCGGTATTTGAGCGTTGTAGCCCCGACTGGAATTGCAAGGCTGGCAGTAAGTATGAATCCAGAGAAGTACCTTCCCATTACGGATAAAGGAGCTTATTCTGATGATAATTTAAAGATGACTAAGAGCATTTCTGCCTGGAATCTAGGTAACAAAAATATAGTTGCTGAAGTAAATGAAATGAAACATAATATCGATAAAACAATTGATATGTCATTTCCTTCAGAGATTCCTGTCATGATATTTACTGACAAAGATGACAAAGTGACGGAAGATGGGAAAACAATTGTATCTTTTTATCAAACGCAAATAAGCCATTTACCTTTTAATAAGCTCGTTGTATTAGAAGGACATCACTATCTACATTGGTCTTGTTATAAGGAAATAAGCGAAACCGTTAATGATTTTATAGATACATTTTAA
- a CDS encoding VOC family protein, with translation MSDTQTLRGLTTVSFWAADLAAAKKWYAKLLGIAPYFERPGYAEFRLGDYQHELGLIDSRYAPDGSANSRPGGAVVYWHVDDVTATFEKLLSMGAKEYEAPTERGQGFITASVVDPFGNILGIMYNRHYLEVLGSTGKV, from the coding sequence ATGAGCGACACACAGACATTACGAGGACTCACTACCGTCAGTTTTTGGGCGGCTGATCTAGCGGCGGCAAAGAAGTGGTATGCCAAGCTGTTGGGCATCGCCCCATACTTTGAACGCCCAGGATATGCCGAGTTTCGTCTCGGCGATTACCAGCACGAGCTGGGCCTGATCGATAGCCGCTACGCGCCCGATGGTTCGGCGAACAGCCGCCCGGGCGGTGCTGTCGTGTATTGGCACGTCGACGATGTGACAGCAACTTTCGAGAAGCTGCTGTCTATGGGAGCGAAAGAGTACGAAGCACCCACAGAGCGTGGTCAGGGGTTCATTACTGCCTCCGTGGTTGATCCCTTTGGAAACATTCTAGGCATTATGTACAATCGGCACTATTTGGAGGTTCTGGGTTCGACCGGAAAGGTGTGA
- a CDS encoding helix-turn-helix transcriptional regulator: MKHTGRHTGAFLLLFLTEGDSYGGKLLQKCEEELPINPIDSAIIYRTLKKLEKEGAVESYLDTSDQDKPIKMYKITTVGKRKLEDFQIDIEEKIKNLSFFLNKYKKWKGSNHD, encoded by the coding sequence ATGAAACATACAGGGAGACATACAGGTGCATTTCTTTTGCTGTTTTTAACAGAGGGAGATAGCTATGGAGGGAAACTTCTGCAGAAATGTGAAGAAGAGCTTCCCATCAATCCAATTGACAGTGCCATCATATATCGCACACTAAAAAAATTAGAGAAAGAAGGTGCTGTTGAGTCTTATTTGGATACATCTGATCAAGATAAGCCGATAAAAATGTACAAAATTACTACAGTTGGAAAAAGAAAATTAGAAGATTTTCAAATAGATATTGAAGAAAAAATTAAGAATTTATCATTTTTCTTAAATAAATACAAAAAATGGAAGGGGTCTAATCATGATTAA
- a CDS encoding permease, producing MNELRKYRFFFILLFGLIIFTFINQSVGWRAFQLTGNSILDMLFLLPPVLIFVGLLDQWVKKETLIKYMGEKSGIYGILFSLLLGGIAAGPLYVAFPIAALLLKKGASIRYIVFFLGVWTTAKLPVIIYEFTSFGIKFTLIHICFGLLFFYVMGIIYEKFYDQRQLLKYDITKKV from the coding sequence ATGAATGAATTAAGAAAATATCGTTTCTTTTTCATTTTATTATTTGGGCTCATTATATTTACTTTTATAAATCAATCGGTGGGATGGAGGGCATTTCAATTAACAGGAAACAGCATTTTAGATATGCTATTTCTACTTCCACCTGTCTTAATATTCGTAGGGTTGCTTGACCAGTGGGTGAAGAAAGAAACATTAATTAAATATATGGGGGAAAAATCTGGCATCTATGGCATCTTATTCTCCCTATTATTAGGAGGAATTGCAGCTGGTCCCCTCTACGTCGCTTTTCCAATCGCGGCACTTTTATTAAAAAAAGGAGCAAGTATACGATACATTGTATTTTTTCTAGGAGTTTGGACAACCGCAAAATTACCAGTTATTATATATGAATTTACTTCATTTGGAATTAAATTTACACTCATTCACATTTGTTTTGGTCTATTATTTTTCTATGTAATGGGCATTATTTATGAGAAGTTTTATGACCAACGACAATTGTTAAAATATGATATAACTAAAAAAGTTTAG
- a CDS encoding DUF2933 domain-containing protein → MQWLNLLLVLLCPLMMFFCMKGMHKGNHHQKGGKYTSQTDSNQKLLNENNKLRNEIQQLKQSINQNDIA, encoded by the coding sequence ATGCAATGGTTAAACCTTCTTCTTGTCTTACTATGCCCTCTCATGATGTTCTTTTGCATGAAAGGTATGCATAAAGGAAATCATCATCAAAAAGGAGGAAAGTACACTTCTCAAACAGATTCAAATCAAAAATTGTTAAATGAAAACAACAAGCTTCGAAATGAAATACAACAGCTAAAACAATCTATAAATCAAAATGATATTGCATAA
- the mutL gene encoding DNA mismatch repair endonuclease MutL, whose translation MGKIRKLDDQLSNLIAAGEVVERPASVVKELVENSIDANSTSIEIHLEEAGLSKIRIIDNGDGIAEEDCIVAFERHATSKIKDENDLFRIRTLGFRGEALPSIASVSELELITSTGDAPGTHLVIKGGYIIKQEKTASRKGTDITVQNLFFNTPARLKYMKTIHTELGNITDIVYRIALSHPEVSLRLFHNEKKLLHTSGNGDVRQVLAAIYSIQVAKKLIPIEVESLDFTIRGYVTLPEVTRASRNYMSTIVNGRYVRNYVLMKAVQQGYHTLLPVGRYPIGFLSIDMDPMLVDVNVHPAKLEVRFSKEQELLQLIEKTLQDAFKKIKLIPDAGITTKKKEKDESVQEQFQFEHAKLKEPPMPNIILPTGMDEKQEEQPKQQPPLWSQPKQEWESPQSLIKEENSWQPSKPIIEEPVREENEWESSEEDFELEELEEMQEIEMNGNDLPPLYPIGQMHGTYIFAQNDKGLYMIDQHAAQERINYEYFRDKVGQVAPEVQELLVPYRIDLSLNEFLRVEEQLEELKKVGLFLEQFGHQSFIVRSHPTWFPKGQETEIIDDMMQQVVKLKKVDIKKLREEAAIMMSCKASIKANQYLTNDQIFALLEELRTTTNPYTCPHGRPIVVHHSTYELEKMFKRVM comes from the coding sequence ATGGGGAAAATTCGCAAACTCGATGACCAACTCTCAAACTTAATTGCGGCAGGGGAAGTAGTTGAACGCCCTGCCTCAGTTGTAAAAGAACTTGTCGAAAATTCCATCGATGCGAATAGTACATCTATTGAAATCCACTTAGAGGAAGCTGGATTATCTAAAATTCGCATTATCGATAATGGAGATGGCATTGCTGAAGAAGACTGCATTGTTGCTTTTGAACGGCATGCTACAAGCAAAATTAAAGATGAAAATGATTTATTCCGAATTCGAACGCTTGGCTTTCGCGGAGAAGCGCTGCCAAGTATTGCATCTGTCAGTGAATTAGAGCTCATTACGAGCACGGGGGATGCACCGGGTACGCACCTTGTCATTAAAGGTGGCTACATTATCAAACAAGAAAAAACAGCGAGCCGTAAAGGAACAGATATTACGGTTCAAAATTTGTTTTTCAATACACCAGCACGTTTGAAATATATGAAGACGATTCATACAGAGCTTGGAAATATTACAGATATTGTGTACCGCATTGCACTGTCACACCCAGAAGTATCACTTCGTTTGTTTCATAATGAGAAAAAATTGCTCCATACATCAGGAAATGGTGATGTAAGACAAGTACTTGCAGCGATTTATAGCATTCAAGTTGCGAAAAAGCTGATCCCAATTGAAGTGGAATCGTTAGACTTTACGATTCGTGGTTATGTGACGTTGCCTGAAGTAACGCGTGCATCTCGTAACTATATGTCAACGATTGTAAATGGCCGTTACGTTCGAAACTATGTATTAATGAAAGCTGTGCAGCAAGGTTATCATACATTACTTCCTGTTGGACGTTACCCAATTGGTTTCTTATCGATTGATATGGATCCGATGTTAGTCGATGTGAACGTTCATCCAGCAAAGCTAGAGGTTCGTTTTAGTAAAGAACAGGAGCTACTGCAGCTCATTGAAAAAACATTGCAGGATGCATTTAAAAAAATAAAGCTTATTCCGGATGCCGGGATCACAACGAAGAAAAAAGAAAAAGATGAGAGCGTGCAAGAGCAGTTTCAGTTCGAGCATGCAAAACTGAAAGAACCACCGATGCCAAATATCATCTTACCGACTGGAATGGATGAGAAACAAGAGGAACAGCCGAAGCAACAACCACCTCTGTGGAGTCAACCAAAACAGGAATGGGAGTCGCCGCAGTCTCTTATAAAAGAAGAAAACAGTTGGCAGCCATCTAAGCCAATAATTGAAGAACCTGTCCGGGAAGAGAATGAGTGGGAAAGCAGCGAGGAAGATTTTGAATTAGAGGAATTAGAAGAAATGCAAGAAATTGAGATGAACGGGAACGATTTACCGCCGCTTTATCCAATTGGGCAAATGCATGGGACGTACATTTTCGCTCAAAATGACAAAGGACTATACATGATTGACCAGCATGCGGCACAGGAGCGTATCAACTATGAATACTTCCGTGACAAAGTAGGACAGGTAGCACCAGAAGTTCAGGAATTACTTGTACCGTACCGAATTGATCTATCACTCAATGAATTTTTACGAGTAGAAGAGCAATTAGAAGAACTAAAAAAAGTAGGATTATTCTTAGAGCAATTCGGTCATCAATCATTCATTGTCCGCTCTCATCCAACATGGTTTCCAAAAGGACAAGAAACGGAAATCATTGATGACATGATGCAACAAGTAGTGAAGTTGAAAAAAGTCGATATTAAAAAACTGCGCGAAGAAGCAGCTATTATGATGAGCTGTAAAGCATCGATCAAAGCCAATCAATATTTAACGAACGATCAAATCTTTGCTTTACTAGAAGAACTCCGGACAACAACAAATCCGTATACATGTCCGCATGGTAGACCAATTGTTGTACATCATTCGACTTATGAACTGGAGAAGATGTTTAAGCGGGTGATGTAG